CGATTCGTCCCACTCATCGGGCGGCCGGGAGATGGTATCCGCGATGCGCAACTGCGTCGGACGAAACTGAGCGGCAGCGATGATCGCCGTCTCGTCGCCTTCACTTCCGGCATGAGCCAGCCCGCGCAAGGCGCCCAAAACGTACAAGCTGCCCGTCGTCCGGACGCATCCACCTGGATTGACATCCCCCATCAACAACAGATCGCCCCGATGTTCCAATACTTGCCCGGACCGAACCGTACCGGTCAACATGCAAATGCCCGTATGCCCATCTGCCAGATATGGCATGCCGTCTGCCTCAATGGATGTGATGATCAGGTTTTTGCGAAGCGAAAACAGCTTGCGCATCTCCGCTTCTTCCTGCTGTGTGATCTGCCTTTGTCCCAGCTTGATCCACACACGGGTATCGGGACCGTCCCAAATCGGGCCGCCGCTGTCCAATTTATGTTTCAATTCATTCAGGATTTCGGAAAACGGGCGCGAATCGTCAAACAAAAACAGCAGCCCATCTTTGGTCCCCTTGATGGTTACGCCCGGTTTTAGCACTTTTTTCATGCTCGTGTCACCCCGTCTCAACATATGGATTTCGGCGAATCTCATGCAATTTCCTTCTTCCACCAAGGGGCGGTTCACGGCGGAACGCCAAGGCGTAACGGGATCAATCAAATGAAAGAGAACGGGTACCCCATTTCCGGTTCACCCACCGCAACACGCGATCGACAGGGAGGGCGGCTACAATATTGAACACTACGGACGGCGCGACGTGATAAAGTAAAGCCTCATTCCAATCCATTTCCGTCAATCCAAACAGACGATACAAACCGTATGTCATGATCAGATGGACGGTGATACTGAGAGACGTGGTCAGTAACGACACGATCGCACCGGGGGCGAATTGACGGGAGATGAGGCCGGCGAAATAGCCGACTGCCGCCATTGTGAACGCATGCATGCCGAGAACCGGACCATACACCACATCATACAA
Above is a window of Polycladomyces subterraneus DNA encoding:
- a CDS encoding septum site-determining protein MinC yields the protein MKKVLKPGVTIKGTKDGLLFLFDDSRPFSEILNELKHKLDSGGPIWDGPDTRVWIKLGQRQITQQEEAEMRKLFSLRKNLIITSIEADGMPYLADGHTGICMLTGTVRSGQVLEHRGDLLLMGDVNPGGCVRTTGSLYVLGALRGLAHAGSEGDETAIIAAAQFRPTQLRIADTISRPPDEWDESDVEMKFAYLVNHQIAVDKIHHFSLIRPDKEWKENRMRRW
- the mreD gene encoding rod shape-determining protein MreD, translating into MYRAVFAGFLFFLLVLEGTVLQWVLPQAWGSTIVIVPQLVVAGVVILSLFRGERAGLIYGFGFGLLYDVVYGPVLGMHAFTMAAVGYFAGLISRQFAPGAIVSLLTTSLSITVHLIMTYGLYRLFGLTEMDWNEALLYHVAPSVVFNIVAALPVDRVLRWVNRKWGTRSLSFD